A single Rubrivivax gelatinosus IL144 DNA region contains:
- a CDS encoding cation diffusion facilitator family transporter, producing MQVSSYLKISIAVAIATIALKTGAWWVSGSVSLLSDAMESLVNLAGATFALAMVTIAARPADEEHPYGHHKAEYFSSGFEGVLIFVAALGIIWAAVERFLHPQPLEQLGLGLALSIASSVLNGVLAWSMLSKARAVGSMALEGDARHLFTDVWTSAGVVIGLALVHFTHWLWLDPVLAIIVALNILREGASLIWRSASGLMDEALEPAVIAKVDAALAGFAAQPIRFDHVVTRRAGQRRFVDLHLHVPGAWTLSHAAQVRTEVEAALMAAVPGLRASIQLLPADAEAIALPGAEDPHP from the coding sequence ATGCAGGTCAGCAGCTACCTGAAGATCTCGATCGCGGTCGCCATCGCGACGATCGCGCTGAAGACCGGCGCCTGGTGGGTCAGCGGCAGCGTCAGCCTGCTGTCCGACGCGATGGAGTCGCTGGTCAACCTGGCCGGCGCCACCTTCGCGCTGGCGATGGTGACGATCGCCGCGCGCCCGGCCGACGAGGAGCACCCTTACGGCCACCACAAGGCCGAGTACTTCTCCAGCGGCTTCGAAGGCGTGCTGATCTTCGTCGCCGCGCTGGGCATCATCTGGGCGGCCGTCGAGCGTTTCCTGCACCCGCAGCCGCTGGAACAGCTGGGCCTGGGCCTGGCGCTGTCGATCGCCAGCTCGGTGCTCAACGGCGTGCTCGCGTGGTCGATGCTGAGCAAGGCGCGTGCGGTCGGCTCGATGGCGCTGGAAGGCGACGCTCGCCACCTGTTCACCGACGTCTGGACCTCGGCCGGCGTCGTCATCGGGCTGGCGCTGGTGCACTTCACGCACTGGCTCTGGCTGGACCCGGTGCTGGCGATCATCGTCGCGCTGAACATCCTGCGCGAAGGCGCGTCGCTGATCTGGCGTTCGGCCAGCGGCCTGATGGACGAGGCGCTGGAGCCCGCGGTCATCGCCAAGGTCGACGCCGCGCTGGCCGGTTTCGCCGCGCAGCCGATCCGCTTCGACCACGTCGTCACGCGCCGCGCCGGGCAGCGCCGCTTCGTCGACCTGCACCTGCACGTGCCGGGCGCCTGGACGCTGTCCCATGCCGCGCAGGTGCGCACCGAGGTCGAGGCGGCGCTGATGGCCGCGGTGCCCGGGCTGCGCGCCAGCATCCAGTTGCTGCCGGCCGACGCCGAGGCGATCGCGCTGCCGGGCGCGGAGGATCCCCACCCATGA
- the dtd gene encoding D-aminoacyl-tRNA deacylase produces the protein MIALIQRAAGARVEVAGRVVGEIAQGLLVLVCAEPADTPAQAAKLVDKLLKLRIFSDEAGRMNRSVQDVGGGLLIVSQFTLAADTASGNRPSFTGAAPAELGRALYEELLRLARERHPVVAAGEFGAHMQVHLVNDGPVTIPMRVA, from the coding sequence ATGATCGCGCTGATCCAGCGCGCCGCCGGCGCGCGTGTCGAAGTCGCCGGCCGCGTCGTCGGCGAGATCGCGCAGGGCCTGCTGGTGCTGGTCTGCGCCGAGCCGGCGGACACGCCGGCGCAGGCCGCCAAGCTGGTCGACAAGCTGTTGAAGCTGCGCATCTTCAGCGACGAGGCCGGGCGCATGAACCGCAGCGTGCAGGACGTCGGCGGCGGGCTGCTGATCGTCTCGCAGTTCACGCTAGCCGCCGACACCGCCAGCGGCAACCGCCCGAGCTTCACCGGCGCCGCGCCGGCCGAACTGGGGCGTGCGCTCTACGAGGAGCTGCTGCGTCTGGCGCGCGAGCGCCACCCGGTCGTTGCCGCCGGCGAGTTCGGCGCCCACATGCAGGTGCACCTGGTCAACGACGGGCCGGTGACGATCCCGATGCGCGTCGCATAG
- a CDS encoding M23 family metallopeptidase, whose amino-acid sequence MGPSISPERLIKQAQAFTERHRRGVIASVVVALGGFGVTAFGIAPLAPDAALLPQRLITEAVTPEDVQAQADALADHSLKLDRTEITRGTDTPQSLLARLGVTDEAAARFLRNDTLARKVVGGRGGKMVQARATDSGELDRLVVRYPAENADQARTHFTRLTIERKGTGFTSHLETAPLAVQTRLGSGTIQSSLFAATDAALLPDAVAIQIADVFGAEIDFHRELRKGDTFSVVYEALTADGEVVPWNEGVGRVLAAEFVNRGRAYQAVWFNPGSKGGYYDMQGRSLRRSFLASPMEFSRVTSGFAMRLHPILNTWRQHKGVDYGAPTGTPVRTVAEGIVDLAGRQNGYGNVIQIQHGNGRATLYAHLSRIDVKKGQRVEQGQRIGAVGSTGWATGPHLHFEFKLNGAQQDPLRVARSAEQVTLDAAARARLAQVAQGLRSQLALAEARAARPSFE is encoded by the coding sequence TTGGGACCGAGCATCTCCCCGGAGCGCCTGATCAAGCAGGCGCAGGCGTTCACGGAGCGCCATCGCCGCGGCGTCATCGCGTCGGTCGTCGTCGCACTCGGCGGCTTCGGCGTCACCGCCTTCGGTATCGCACCGCTGGCCCCCGATGCCGCGCTGCTGCCGCAACGCCTGATCACCGAAGCCGTCACGCCCGAAGACGTGCAGGCCCAGGCCGACGCCTTGGCCGACCACTCGCTCAAGCTCGACCGCACCGAGATCACGCGCGGCACCGACACGCCGCAAAGCCTGCTGGCGCGACTGGGCGTCACCGATGAAGCCGCCGCACGATTCCTGCGCAACGACACGCTCGCACGCAAGGTCGTCGGCGGCCGCGGCGGCAAGATGGTGCAGGCACGCGCCACCGACTCCGGCGAACTCGACCGCCTCGTCGTGCGCTACCCGGCCGAGAACGCGGACCAGGCGCGCACGCACTTCACCCGCCTGACGATCGAGCGCAAGGGCACGGGCTTCACCAGCCACCTCGAGACCGCGCCGCTGGCCGTGCAGACCCGCCTGGGCAGCGGCACGATCCAGAGCTCGCTGTTCGCCGCCACCGACGCCGCACTGCTGCCCGACGCGGTGGCGATCCAGATCGCCGACGTGTTCGGCGCCGAGATCGACTTCCACCGCGAACTGCGCAAGGGCGACACCTTCAGTGTCGTCTACGAGGCGCTGACCGCCGACGGCGAGGTCGTGCCCTGGAACGAAGGCGTCGGCCGCGTGCTCGCCGCCGAGTTCGTCAACCGCGGCCGCGCCTACCAGGCCGTGTGGTTCAACCCGGGCAGCAAGGGCGGCTATTACGACATGCAGGGCCGCAGCCTGCGGCGCAGCTTCCTGGCCAGCCCGATGGAGTTCTCGCGCGTGACCTCGGGCTTCGCGATGCGCCTGCATCCGATCCTGAACACCTGGCGCCAGCACAAGGGCGTGGACTACGGCGCGCCGACCGGCACGCCGGTGCGCACCGTCGCCGAAGGCATCGTCGACCTCGCCGGGCGCCAGAACGGCTACGGCAACGTCATCCAGATCCAGCACGGCAACGGCCGCGCGACGCTTTACGCGCACCTGAGCCGCATCGACGTCAAGAAGGGCCAGCGCGTCGAGCAGGGCCAGCGCATCGGCGCGGTCGGCTCCACCGGCTGGGCCACCGGGCCGCACCTGCATTTCGAGTTCAAGCTCAACGGCGCGCAGCAGGATCCGCTGCGCGTGGCGCGCAGCGCCGAGCAGGTGACGCTGGACGCCGCCGCCCGCGCGCGGCTGGCACAGGTCGCCCAGGGGCTGCGCTCGCAGCTGGCGCTCGCCGAGGCACGCGCCGCACGCCCGAGCTTCGAATAG
- the tyrS gene encoding tyrosine--tRNA ligase: protein MSESSAAPLTPITDRVKEAMRVSLRGCDELLPEADWLKKLARAEATGTPLRIKLGLDPTAPDIHIGHTVVLNKMRQLQDLGHTVIFLIGDFTSTIGDPSGRNTTRPPLTREQIETNAQTYYKQASLVLDPARTEIRYNSEWCDALGARGMIQLAARYTVARMMERDDFKKRFESNTPISVHEFLYPLMQGYDSVALKSDLELGGTDQKFNLLVGRALQAEYGQEPQCILTMPLLEGLDGVEKMSKSKGNYVGITEPANDMFAKILSISDTLMWRWFTLLSFRSEDEIAALKREVEAGRNPKDAKVMLAKEITTRFHSAAAAEAAHEDFQRRAAGGVPDEIPECTLSGAPLGIAALLKQAGLVPSTSEAMRLVEQSGVRVDGGVVSDKGLKLAAGTYVVQVGKRKFARVTLGA, encoded by the coding sequence ATGTCCGAATCCTCTGCTGCCCCGTTGACGCCGATCACAGACCGCGTCAAGGAGGCGATGCGCGTTTCCCTTCGCGGCTGCGACGAACTGCTCCCCGAAGCCGACTGGCTGAAGAAGCTGGCCCGTGCCGAGGCCACCGGCACGCCGCTGCGCATCAAGCTGGGGCTGGATCCGACGGCGCCCGACATCCACATCGGCCACACCGTCGTGCTCAACAAGATGCGCCAGCTCCAGGATCTGGGGCATACGGTGATCTTCCTGATCGGCGACTTCACGTCGACGATCGGCGACCCCTCCGGCCGCAACACGACGCGCCCGCCGCTCACGCGCGAGCAGATCGAGACCAACGCCCAGACCTACTACAAGCAGGCCAGCCTGGTGCTGGACCCGGCGCGCACCGAGATCCGCTACAACAGCGAGTGGTGCGACGCGCTCGGCGCACGCGGCATGATCCAGCTGGCGGCGCGCTACACGGTGGCGCGCATGATGGAGCGCGACGACTTCAAGAAGCGCTTCGAGTCGAACACGCCGATCAGCGTGCACGAGTTCCTCTACCCGCTGATGCAGGGCTACGACTCGGTGGCGCTGAAGAGCGACCTCGAGCTCGGCGGCACCGACCAGAAGTTCAACCTGCTCGTCGGCCGCGCGCTGCAGGCCGAGTACGGCCAGGAGCCGCAGTGCATCCTGACGATGCCGCTGCTCGAAGGCCTGGACGGCGTCGAGAAGATGTCCAAGAGCAAGGGCAACTACGTCGGCATCACCGAGCCGGCGAACGACATGTTCGCCAAGATCCTGTCGATCAGCGACACGCTGATGTGGCGCTGGTTCACGCTGCTGTCCTTCCGCAGCGAGGACGAGATCGCCGCGCTCAAGCGCGAGGTCGAAGCCGGGCGCAACCCGAAGGACGCGAAGGTGATGCTCGCCAAGGAGATCACGACGCGCTTTCACAGCGCCGCGGCGGCCGAGGCCGCGCACGAGGACTTCCAGCGCCGCGCTGCGGGCGGTGTCCCGGACGAGATCCCCGAGTGCACGCTGTCCGGCGCGCCGCTGGGCATCGCCGCGCTGCTCAAGCAGGCCGGCCTGGTGCCCTCGACCAGCGAGGCGATGCGCCTCGTCGAGCAGAGCGGCGTGCGTGTCGACGGCGGCGTCGTCTCGGACAAGGGGCTCAAGCTCGCGGCCGGCACCTACGTCGTGCAGGTCGGCAAGCGCAAGTTCGCACGCGTGACGCTGGGCGCCTGA
- a CDS encoding tripartite tricarboxylate transporter substrate-binding protein, with product MKKMLFAVAAATIAAAASAAYPDKPITVVVPFAAGGPTDKVARDLAEALRKQLNNTTIVIENVGGAGGTLGAAKVAKAAPDGYTLLVHHIGMATSPALYRNLPYKTLDDFEYVGLVNEVPMTLIGRPDLPANNFAELRKWLEANKGRINLANAGLGAASHLCGVLFQQSLGIDMTTVPYKGTAPAMTDLLGGQVDIMCDQTTNTTGQIESGKVKAYAVTTTKRLTAPALAKLPTLDESGVKGFNVTIWHGVYAPRGTPKPVLETLNAALRKALKDPDFIKREEALGAVVVHDARNNPADHKKFVEAEINKWGPIIKAAGQYAD from the coding sequence ATGAAGAAGATGCTGTTCGCCGTGGCCGCCGCCACGATCGCCGCCGCCGCGTCGGCCGCCTACCCCGACAAGCCGATCACGGTCGTAGTGCCCTTCGCCGCCGGCGGGCCGACCGACAAGGTGGCGCGCGACCTCGCAGAAGCCCTGCGCAAGCAGCTCAACAACACGACCATCGTCATCGAGAACGTCGGCGGCGCCGGTGGCACGCTGGGCGCGGCCAAGGTCGCCAAGGCGGCGCCGGACGGCTACACGCTGCTGGTGCACCACATCGGCATGGCGACCTCGCCTGCGCTGTACCGCAACCTGCCGTACAAGACCCTGGACGACTTCGAGTACGTCGGCCTGGTCAACGAGGTGCCGATGACGCTGATCGGCCGCCCCGACCTGCCGGCCAACAACTTCGCCGAACTGCGCAAGTGGCTGGAGGCCAACAAGGGCCGCATCAACCTGGCCAACGCCGGCCTGGGCGCCGCCTCGCACCTGTGCGGCGTGCTGTTCCAGCAGAGCCTGGGCATCGACATGACGACCGTGCCGTACAAGGGCACCGCGCCGGCGATGACCGACCTGCTCGGCGGTCAGGTCGACATCATGTGCGACCAGACGACCAACACCACCGGCCAGATCGAGAGCGGCAAGGTCAAGGCCTACGCCGTGACGACGACCAAGCGCCTGACGGCGCCGGCGCTGGCCAAGCTGCCGACGCTGGACGAGTCGGGCGTCAAGGGCTTCAACGTGACGATCTGGCACGGCGTCTACGCGCCGCGCGGCACGCCCAAGCCGGTGCTGGAGACGCTGAACGCCGCGCTGCGCAAGGCGCTGAAGGACCCGGACTTCATCAAGCGCGAAGAAGCGCTGGGTGCCGTCGTCGTGCACGACGCGCGCAACAACCCGGCCGACCACAAGAAGTTCGTCGAGGCCGAGATCAACAAGTGGGGCCCGATCATCAAGGCCGCCGGGCAGTACGCTGACTGA
- a CDS encoding tripartite tricarboxylate transporter substrate binding protein, producing the protein MKLPIPRRTLLAAAATFALPPVFAQGRALRFVIGFPAGGSSDAMGRALAERLAPALKQPLVVENRDGGGGTTAAAMVAKAPADGSTLMLASSHHLVAQQVQRGLPYDFATAFEPVAAMAAVPSVLVVSARSKLASVKDLIAAAGATRLRYGSVGAGSTQQATAELFRIRAGIKLDGVAFAGGNAMMNGLANGEIDLAFETIPSALAQLRAGRVKALAVSTAKRSFALPELPTLAEAGLSNFDAPVWYGVVAPAGTPRATVERLNETINRLLDSGEFKAQLLQLGATPVTMSPLEWAGAIRLDLKRWERLARQANLVA; encoded by the coding sequence ATGAAGCTTCCGATCCCGCGCCGTACCCTGCTGGCCGCCGCCGCGACCTTCGCGCTGCCGCCGGTATTCGCCCAGGGCCGTGCCCTGCGTTTCGTCATCGGCTTTCCGGCCGGCGGCTCCAGCGACGCGATGGGCCGGGCGCTGGCCGAGCGCCTGGCGCCGGCGCTGAAGCAGCCGCTGGTCGTCGAGAACCGCGACGGCGGCGGCGGCACGACGGCTGCGGCGATGGTCGCCAAGGCCCCGGCCGACGGCTCGACGCTGATGCTGGCGTCCTCGCACCACCTCGTCGCGCAGCAGGTGCAGCGTGGCCTGCCCTACGACTTCGCCACCGCCTTCGAGCCGGTCGCGGCGATGGCCGCGGTGCCTTCGGTGCTCGTCGTCTCGGCGCGTTCGAAGCTCGCCAGCGTCAAGGACCTGATCGCCGCCGCCGGCGCCACGCGCCTGCGCTACGGCTCGGTCGGCGCCGGCTCGACGCAGCAGGCGACGGCCGAACTGTTCCGCATCCGCGCCGGCATCAAGCTCGACGGCGTCGCCTTCGCCGGCGGCAACGCGATGATGAACGGGCTGGCCAACGGCGAGATCGATCTCGCCTTCGAGACCATCCCCTCGGCGCTGGCCCAGCTGCGCGCCGGGCGCGTCAAGGCGCTGGCGGTGTCGACGGCCAAACGCTCGTTCGCGCTGCCCGAGCTGCCGACGCTGGCCGAGGCCGGCCTGTCCAACTTCGACGCCCCGGTCTGGTACGGCGTCGTCGCCCCGGCCGGCACGCCGCGCGCGACGGTCGAGCGCCTGAACGAGACGATCAACCGGCTGCTCGACAGCGGCGAGTTCAAGGCCCAGCTGCTGCAGCTGGGCGCGACGCCGGTGACGATGTCGCCGCTGGAATGGGCCGGCGCCATCCGCCTGGACCTCAAACGCTGGGAGCGCCTGGCGCGCCAGGCCAACCTGGTGGCCTGA
- a CDS encoding anhydro-N-acetylmuramic acid kinase: MAIELGLMSGTSLDGIDAVAVEFDAPSPRVLAHAHRPFDAALQAELLALNRSGPDELHRAALAANGVARAYAATAAALLAAAGLTVQAVRTIGAHGQTVRHRPREFDGTGYTVQLLNGALLAELSGIDVVCDFRSRDVAAGGEGAPLVPAFHAEIFGAPGKDVAVLNLGGIANLTLLPAAGGVAGFDCGPANALLDHWARRHLGRAYDADGAWAAGGRVDAALLAALLAEPFFARTPPKSTGRDLFNEAWLAAMPIAGVAPQDVMATLAELTARGAADALARHAPATARLVVCGGGAFNGHLMARLAALLPRARVISSAALGVPPDQVEAIAFAWLARAHRERQAGNRVAVTGARGERVLGALYPA, translated from the coding sequence GTGGCGATCGAGCTGGGGCTGATGTCGGGCACCTCGCTCGACGGCATCGACGCCGTCGCGGTCGAGTTCGACGCCCCCTCCCCGCGTGTGCTGGCGCACGCGCACCGCCCGTTCGATGCCGCGCTGCAGGCCGAACTGCTGGCACTGAACCGCTCCGGCCCCGACGAACTGCACCGCGCCGCGCTCGCCGCCAACGGCGTCGCGCGCGCCTATGCCGCCACCGCGGCGGCCCTGCTGGCGGCCGCAGGCCTCACGGTGCAGGCGGTGCGCACGATCGGCGCCCACGGCCAGACCGTGCGCCACCGGCCGCGCGAGTTCGATGGCACCGGCTACACCGTGCAGCTGCTCAACGGCGCGCTGCTCGCCGAACTGAGCGGCATCGACGTCGTCTGCGACTTCCGCAGCCGCGACGTCGCCGCCGGCGGCGAAGGCGCACCGCTGGTGCCGGCCTTCCATGCCGAGATCTTCGGCGCGCCGGGCAAGGACGTCGCCGTGCTGAACCTCGGCGGCATCGCCAACCTGACCCTGCTGCCGGCAGCCGGCGGCGTCGCCGGCTTCGACTGCGGGCCGGCGAACGCGCTGCTCGACCACTGGGCCCGGCGCCACCTGGGCCGCGCCTACGACGCCGACGGCGCCTGGGCCGCCGGCGGCCGCGTCGATGCGGCGCTGCTGGCCGCACTGCTGGCCGAACCCTTCTTCGCGCGCACACCGCCCAAGAGCACCGGGCGCGACCTGTTCAACGAAGCCTGGCTGGCGGCGATGCCGATCGCCGGCGTCGCGCCGCAGGACGTGATGGCCACGCTGGCCGAGCTGACGGCACGCGGCGCCGCCGACGCGCTGGCCCGCCATGCGCCGGCGACGGCACGGCTCGTGGTCTGCGGCGGCGGCGCGTTCAACGGCCACCTGATGGCGCGGCTGGCGGCGCTGCTGCCGCGGGCGCGGGTGATCTCCAGCGCCGCGCTCGGCGTACCGCCCGACCAGGTCGAGGCCATCGCCTTCGCCTGGCTGGCGCGCGCCCATCGTGAGCGTCAGGCCGGCAACCGTGTCGCCGTCACCGGCGCACGCGGCGAGCGTGTGCTCGGCGCGCTCTACCCCGCCTGA